In Trichocoleus desertorum ATA4-8-CV12, the following are encoded in one genomic region:
- a CDS encoding TIGR03943 family protein, whose product MSAESSSARRRRRSERWAISWLPWLDVIAITAWGVLLLKYWITGRLNLLIHPNYTWLAIAGGVSLLLIGGSKALTLLPQLFPRRNGAVPAQSVQHLSLFPPGWSSTLLLVTAILGFLIIPRAFVSQTALQRGVTDTLTMTRAHPQAFRTSIDSASRSLIEWVRTLNVYPEPDAYTGQKVKVQGFVIHAPDLPEQYFLLSRFVITCCAADAYPVGLPVKLKESRKDYPPDTWLEIEGQMITAELAGKRQLTIQPRSIKQIPEPKNPYDY is encoded by the coding sequence ATGTCAGCTGAGTCTTCTTCTGCCCGCCGTCGCCGCAGAAGTGAGCGATGGGCTATTTCCTGGTTGCCCTGGTTGGATGTAATTGCCATTACCGCTTGGGGCGTTTTACTGCTGAAGTACTGGATTACTGGCAGGCTTAATCTGCTGATTCACCCTAACTACACTTGGCTCGCGATCGCAGGTGGGGTGAGTTTACTGTTAATTGGTGGCAGCAAAGCCCTGACGCTATTACCGCAGTTGTTTCCGCGTCGTAATGGGGCTGTTCCAGCCCAGAGTGTGCAGCATCTCTCGCTCTTTCCACCGGGATGGAGTAGTACCTTGCTGCTGGTGACTGCGATTTTGGGATTTCTGATCATCCCCCGCGCTTTCGTCAGTCAGACCGCACTGCAACGGGGGGTTACAGATACTCTCACCATGACTAGGGCTCATCCCCAGGCCTTCCGGACTTCCATTGACTCAGCATCGCGATCGCTAATTGAGTGGGTGCGGACGCTCAATGTCTATCCCGAACCGGATGCTTACACGGGCCAAAAGGTCAAAGTTCAAGGCTTTGTCATTCATGCGCCGGATCTGCCAGAACAATATTTTCTGTTGTCCCGCTTTGTGATTACCTGCTGTGCTGCCGATGCTTATCCAGTCGGTTTGCCTGTCAAGTTGAAAGAAAGCCGCAAGGATTATCCACCGGATACGTGGCTAGAAATCGAAGGGCAGATGATCACAGCGGAGCTAGCTGGAAAACGCCAACTAACGATCCAACCGA
- a CDS encoding permease, with the protein MDLNQLNSAFTLFLSLLVEAFPFLILGVVFSGLLLFFVDERKLIKLMPKHPLLGAFAGSCVGFLFPVCECGNVPVARRLLMQGAPAPVAIGFLLAAPTINPIVFWSTWVAFRDQPEIVFLRVGLSLVIATIIGWVFSAQADLRPLLQPTVARAIPTRSEERGSRGQAEVSPLLQSGTFLLGQTGQPLRMDTTELQASMVAAATFNKPLPDRLYLLLENTVQELRELGGVLILGSAIAALIQAFVPRELILGLGQGPITSILAMMLLAALVSICSTVDAFFALSFASVFTSGSLLAFLVFGPMIDLKGVGLMLSIFKTRAVIYLFALAAQLTFLSTLFLNLHVS; encoded by the coding sequence ATGGATTTAAACCAACTAAACAGTGCTTTTACGCTGTTTCTGAGTTTGTTAGTTGAGGCATTCCCCTTCCTGATTTTGGGGGTGGTGTTCTCTGGCCTGTTGTTGTTCTTTGTGGATGAGCGCAAGCTGATCAAGCTCATGCCTAAGCATCCTTTGTTGGGAGCTTTTGCAGGGAGTTGCGTTGGGTTTTTGTTTCCCGTGTGCGAATGCGGCAATGTCCCGGTAGCTCGACGGCTGCTAATGCAGGGGGCTCCCGCTCCTGTGGCGATCGGATTTTTGCTGGCAGCTCCGACCATTAATCCCATTGTGTTTTGGTCAACCTGGGTGGCTTTTCGTGACCAACCCGAAATTGTGTTTCTGCGGGTGGGATTGTCTTTAGTCATCGCCACCATTATTGGCTGGGTCTTTAGTGCTCAAGCAGACTTGAGGCCATTGCTACAACCTACAGTAGCCAGAGCGATACCAACTAGGAGCGAGGAGAGAGGAAGTAGGGGGCAGGCTGAAGTCTCGCCTTTACTACAATCTGGAACCTTTCTGCTAGGCCAAACGGGACAACCCCTGCGCATGGACACGACTGAACTTCAGGCATCAATGGTTGCTGCTGCCACTTTCAACAAACCTTTGCCCGATCGCTTGTATTTGCTACTGGAAAACACGGTGCAAGAACTGCGGGAATTGGGTGGTGTGCTCATTCTAGGGAGTGCGATCGCCGCTCTGATTCAAGCCTTTGTACCCAGAGAACTGATTTTGGGTTTGGGCCAAGGTCCGATCACTTCGATTTTGGCGATGATGCTGCTGGCAGCGCTCGTGTCAATTTGCTCGACCGTCGATGCATTTTTTGCTCTCTCGTTTGCCTCTGTCTTTACCAGTGGCTCTTTATTGGCTTTTCTGGTCTTTGGGCCCATGATTGACCTGAAAGGGGTCGGCTTAATGCTGTCCATTTTTAAGACCAGAGCAGTGATTTATCTCTTTGCTTTGGCAGCCCAGTTAACCTTTTTGTCTACCCTCTTCCTGAACCTACATGTCAGCTGA